A stretch of Chionomys nivalis chromosome 2, mChiNiv1.1, whole genome shotgun sequence DNA encodes these proteins:
- the LOC130867764 gene encoding vomeronasal type-1 receptor 4-like, which produces MHSKNLAMGIIFFSQSIVGILGNISLLSHYLGLYYNERRQKPVDLILTHLFTANCLIILSKGVPHTMVAFGMKLFFNEFVCELFLYIQRLGRIMSMGTTCLLSIYQAITISPKNSFWKNLEFNSSNYIAFSISLGWVLYTTINFIFPVLVHIKSSHKNTTEKRDFAFCFTWGHDEIAESLYTALFVFPEFLFSVIIIWSSGSMIVILYRHKQNTQHIRSTQHSRRTSPEFRATQSILILVSSYVVFYTLSSILQGFIAVLYRPSWWLVNITAIVSVCFPTLGPFVVSRDFIVLKFCLLCINNIKKRVICL; this is translated from the coding sequence ATGCACTCAAAGAATTTGGCAATGGGAATAATATTCTTCTCACAAAGTATAGTTGGAATTCTGGGAAATATATCTCTTCTTTCTCACTATTTAGGTCTTTACTATAATGAACGTAGACAGAAGCCTGTAGATTTGATCCTCACCCATCTGTTCACTGCCAACTGCTTGATCATTCTTTCTAAAGGGGTGCCCCACACAATGGTAGCTTTTGGGATGAAACTGTTCTTCAATGAGTTTGTGTGTGAACTGTTTTTATATATTCAGAGACTTGGCAGAATCATGTCCATGGGAACTACCTGCCTCTTGAGTATCTATCAGGCCATCACAATCAGTCCCAAGAACTCCTTTTGGAAGAATCTTGAATTCAATTCATCAAACTACATTGCCTTCTCTATTTCCCTTGGCTGGGTCCTATACACCACTATAAATTTCATTTTCCCTGTGCTTGTGCATATCAAATCGAGTCACAAAAATACAACAGAGAAAAGAGATTTTGCATTTTGCTTCACTTGGGGTCATGATGAAATTGCAGAATCACTGTACACAGCATTGTTTGTTTTCCCTGAATTCTTGTTTTCTGTTATCATCATCTGGTCCAGCGGCTCCATGATTGTCATTCTTTACAGACACAAGCAGAACACTCAACACATCCGGAGTACTCAACATTCCCGAAGAACCTCCCCTGAGTTTAGAGCCACCCAGAGCATCCTCATTCTGGTGTCCTCTTATGTAGTTTTTTATACCCTCTCTTCCATATTACAAGGTTTCATCGCAGTTTTATATAGACCCAGTTGGTGGTTGGTAAACATCACAGccattgtttctgtgtgttttcccaCTTTGGGTCCTTTTGTTGTGAGTCGTGACTTCATTGTACTCAAATTCTGCTTACTttgtataaataatattaaaaaaagagtaaTTTGTTTATAG